A genomic region of Anopheles aquasalis chromosome Y, idAnoAquaMG_Q_19, whole genome shotgun sequence contains the following coding sequences:
- the LOC126579576 gene encoding protein mesh isoform X2, with product MRWKTLLLLVLLCTVTLLSSQSTTVQAEELTADGGEPARTDGEDGDGLMPDETANSDHDQPAAAETDIEEQQEEEGGEDPIPDAGDAGDQDDLGQEDQIDVETDGETGGSDGQQAKKGRYYMYDDFMSGLDLADNNYNWEDPMNRVQPKEPPSHSIAGGYTINPTRLAQIRRNFLYPFYDRGGPEDTGDLQRDIHASMPQVHKNFNFQLPFFGFRFNYTRVSMNGFLEFSDPPEHYTYPLSFPIKDWPRRNDPSFIGIFFSKCRIGRIYQTDFDQRAPGVYFRMERDLMTRTDRPGVEMRERVMWDIREGVVGSDTFVPKHVIITTWKNMSFAGGIDNSLFRTNSFQMVLATDEVYTYAIFNYAEINWSSHTEAGGDTTGGEGGVPAYIGFNAGNGTQAYEYKPYSQASVLRDLTGRGWANGFPGRHIFRIDERIMLGTCNKDIDASHLPLVFAPESGNMLGGTVVNITGPCFSREDRVACRFDTEEVVGTVVDTNRAICIQPFLKAQGYIRFEISIGTDRFKWRGRYFVETPATATDRIFFETDDVHRRAPSEIRITWNRFNLTTNLNANVQISLWGYREATIRPELEFIDMLETQLTNTGAYTIVPANYRNRDNTRTVDMQFGFIQINLTNPEQYNNLRISPVLWSKPIPLGWYFGPQWQRIHGRNWPRALCENWLRTDRFLRNFAHELPICPCTLEHALLDKGRFLPDPDCDRDANPTCLQHRGAIHCVRSGQPTVQGSEQQCCYDRNGLLMLSYDQMWGSRPRRNHNIGQIPWNEANKVPTLSTWFHDVRPYYSCCMWQDEQAVGCETFRFERRPSQDCIAYQPPGVAGIFGDPHVVTFDGLQYTFNGMGEFVLLRGNNGRERIDVQGRFEQVARNLHGPVMATQLTSVVARGNTSTIIEVRLRPREAQWRYRLDVFADQRRIYFDRQSLKFQHFHGVTVYTPTYILNQSEVVIMFSSGVGVEVVENNGFMTARVYTPWSFINKTRGLFGNWSWDMADDLTTPGGAIITPNVNNFQNVHEQFGLFWMLSDREVEGVGQALFTREFGRTSSYFANASFVPNFVREPSLFLPPNRTQDVQRAEELCGESYQCRFDYGMSLSREMAHFTKNYHASIVNIQTVNDKRVISCGILETPRFGRKSNFLFTPGARVSFECNEGFFLIGDSRRVCMENGQWDVPEYGYTECLRGVFYSRRTAWIAIGIVIAVIIPLMLCIVCGVYCLRKRKRKEDPDWRLPLPSRSGSRATLRKGEDNSSEYDENTIRKTNLYDGSYRTHEPLEGKPDVQFPSKKMDLDEEDITSSEGGRRSQRLQQSQQQQQQAGLFSEGDEDDDDAKGYPPPPPPVTGAGQQQQQQQQQQQGRRPLQLGADSPIETYGAYSPTFSDIDRASSFATEDNSPVNQRRPQQPQQQNGNLSPLPNTSRNYYAGQPGSQTQPLVQNTGLPSRMDSRSTEV from the exons ATGCGGTGGAAGACActtctgctgttggtgctactATGCACAGTAACGCTACTTTCCTCCCAATCAACCACGGTACAGGCGGAAGAGTTGACCGCCGACGGTGGTGAACCAGCCCGTACCGATGGCGAGGATGGTGACGGCTTGATGCCGGATGAGACCGCCAACAGTGACCACGATCAACCGGCAGCTGCTGAAACGGATatagaggagcagcaggaggaggagggcggTGAGGATCCGATCCCCGACGCCGGTGACGCCGGCGATCAAGATGACCTCGGCCAGGAGGACCAGATCGACGTCGAAACGGACGGCGAAACGGGCGGCAGCGATGGGCAGCAGGCCAAGAAGGGTCGCTACTACATGTACGACGATTTCATGTCGGGCCTGGATCTGGCGGACAACAACTACAACTGGGAAG ATCCGATGAACCGCGTGCAGCCGAAGGAACCGCCGAGCCACAGCATCGCCGGTGGCTACACGATCAATCCGACGCGTCTCGCCCAGATCCGGCGCAACTTCCTGTATCCGTTCTACGATCGGGGCGGCCCGGAGGATACCGGGGATCTGCAGCGCGACATCCACGCCTCGATGCCGCAGGTGCACAAAAACTTCAACTTCCAGCTACCGTTCTTCGGCTTTCGCTTCAACTACACCCGGGTGTCCATGAACGGGTTCCTCGAGTTCTCCGATCCACCCGAACACTACACCTACCCGCTGTCGTTCCCGATCAAGGACTGGCCACGCCGGAACGATCCGTCGTTCATCGGTATCTTCTTCTCCAAGTGCCGCATCGGGCGGATCTACCAGACGGACTTTGATCAGCGGGCGCCGGGCGTCTACTTCCGGATGGAGCGCGATTTGATGACGCGCACGGATCGGCCGGGCGTCGAGATGCGGGAGCGTGTGATGTGGGACATCCGCGAGGGGGTGGTCGGTTCGGATACGTTCGTGCCGAAgcacgtcatcatcaccacctggAAGAACATGAGCTTCGCCGGTGGTATCGACAATTCGCTGTTCCGC ACCAACAGCTTCCAGATGGTGCTGGCCACCGACGAGGTGTACACGTACGCCATCTTCAACTACGCCGAGATCAACTGGTCGTCGCACACGGAGGCAGGCGGTGATACAACCGGAGGCGAAGGCGGTGTCCCAGCTTAC ATCGGATTCAATGCCGGTAACGGGACGCAGGCGTACGAGTACAAACCGTACAGCCAGGCGTCGGTGCTGCGCGATCTGACGGGGCGCGGTTGGGCGAACGGGTTCCCCGGTCGGCACATCTTCCGCATCGACGAGCGCATCATGCTCGGCACCTGCAACAAGGACATCGACGCCTCCCACCTGCCGCTAGTGTTTGCGCCCGAGTCGGGCAACATGCTCGGCGGGACGGTGGTCAACATAACCGGACCGTGCTTTAGCCGGGAGGACCGGGTGGCGTGCCGGTTCGATACGGAGGAGGTCGTCGGTACGGTGGTCGACACGAACCGGGCCATCTGCATCCAGCCGTTCCTGAAGGCCCAGGGTTACATCCGGTTCGAGATTTCCATCGGTACCGATCGGTTCAAGTGGCGCGGTCGGTACTTCGTCGAAACGCCGGCGACCGCCACCGATCGGATCTTCTTCGAGACGGACGATGTGCACCGGCGGGCACCGTCCGAGATCCGGATCACCTGGAACCGGTTCAATCTGACCACCAACCTGAACGCGAACGTACAGATCTCACTGTGGGGCTACCGGGAGGCAACGATTCGGCCCGAGCTCGAGTTCATCGACATGCTCGAGACGCAGCTGACCAACACGGGCGCCTACACGATCGTACCGGCCAACTACCGGAACCGGGACAACACCCGGACCGTCGACATGCAGTTCGGGTTCATCCAGATCAACCTCACCAACCCGGAGCAGTACAACAACCTGCGCATCTCGCC TGTGCTATGGTCGAAACCGATCCCACTCGGTTGGTACTTTGGGCCCCAGTGGCAGCGTATCCATGGACGGAACTGGCCGCGGGCCCTGTGCGAAAACTGGCTCCGGACGGATCGCTTCCTGCGCAACTTTGCCCACGAGCTCCCGATCTGCCCGTGTACGCTCGAGCACGCCCTGCTCGACAAAGGCCGTTTCCTGCCGGATCCGGACTGTGATCGGGACGCGAACCCGACCTGTCTGCAACACCGTGGTGCGATCCACTGTGTCCGGTCGGGGCAGCCGACGGTGCAGGGTTCGGAGCAGCAGTGCTGCTACGACCGGAAcgggctgctgatgctgtcgtACGATCAGATGTGGGGTTCGCGCCCGCGCCGTAACCACAACATCGGCCAGATCCCGTGGAACGAGGCGAACAAGGTGCCGACACTGTCGACATGGTTCCACGACGTCCGGCCGTACTACTCGTGCTGCATGTGGCAGGACGAACAGGCGGTCGGTTGTGAGACGTTCCGGTTCGAGCGGCGCCCCTCGCAGGACTGTATCGCCTATCAGCCGCCCGGTGTCGCCGGCATCTTCGGCGATCCGCACGTGGTCACGTTCGATGGGCTGCAGTACACGTTCAACGGGATGGGCGAGTTCGTGCTGCTGCGCGGTAACAATGGCCGGGAGCGGATCGATGTGCAGGGGCGGTTCGAGCAGGTGGCCCGTAATCTGCACGGTCCGGTCATGGCTACCCAGCTgacgtcggtggtggcgcgcGGCAACAcgtccaccatcatcgaggTGCGGCTGCGCCCGCGGGAGGCCCAGTGGCGCTACCGGTTGGACGTGTTTGCCGACCAGCGGCGGATCTACTTCGACCGGCAGAGCCTCAAGTTCCAGCACTTCCACGGTGTGACCGTCTACACGCCGACCTATATCCTCAACCAGTCCGAGGTTGTCATCATGTTCTCgtccggtgtcggtgtggAGGTGGTCGAGAACAATGGCTTCATGACGGCGCGCGTCTACACGCCCTGGAGCTTCATC AATAAAACGCGTGGCCTGTTCGGTAACTGGAGCTGGGATATGGCGGACGACCTGACGACCCCGGGTGGTGCGATCATCACACCCAACGTCAACAACTTCCAGAATGTGCACGAACAGTTCGGACTGTTCT GGATGCTGTCGGATCGGGAGGTCGAGGGCGTCGGGCAGGCCCTGTTTACGCGCGAGTTCGGCCGGACCTCCAGCTACTTCGCCAACGCATCGTTCGTGCCGAACTTTGTGCGCGAACCGAGCCTCTTCCTGCCCCCCAACCGGACACAGGACGTGCAGCGGGCGGAGGAGCTATGCGGCGAGAGCTACCAGTGCCGGTTCGACTACGGTATGTCGCTGAGCCGCGAGATGGCCCACTTCACCAAGAACTACCACGCCAGCATCGTCAACATCCAGACGGTCAACGATAA GCGCGTCATTTCGTGCGGTATCCTTGAGACGCCCCGGTTCGGCCGCAAGTCCAACTTCCTGTTCACACCTGGGGCACGCGTTTCGTTCGAGTGTAACGAGGGTTTCTTCCTGATCGGTGACTCCCGCCGTGTCTGCATGGAGAACGGCCAGTGGGACGTGCCGGAGTACGGCTACACCGAGTGCCTAC GTGGTGTGTTCTATTCGCGGCGCACGGCCTGGATTGCGATTGGCATTGTCATTGCTGTTATCATACCGCTGATGCTGTGCATCGTGTGCGGCGTGTACTGTctgcggaagcggaagcgcaAGGAGGATCCGGACTGGCGGTTGCCGCTACCGTCGCGCTCCGGCTCCCGGGCGACGCTGCGCAAGGGCGaggacaacagcagcgagtacGACGAGAACACGATCCGCAAGACGAACCTGTACGACGGCAGCTACCGGACGCACGAGCCGCTCGAGGGCAAACCGGACGTACAGTTCCCGAGCAAAAAGATGGACCTGGACGAGGAAGATATCACATCCTCGGAAGGAG GTCGGCGCAGCCAGCGGCTCCAgcaatcgcaacagcagcagcagcaggccggcCTATTTAGCGAGggtgacgaggacgatgacgatgcgaaGGGAtacccaccaccgcctccaccagtGACCGgcgccggccagcagcagcagcagcagcagcagcaacaacagggaCGTCGTCCGCTCCAGCTCGGCGCTGACTCACCCATCGAGACGTACGGTGCCTATAGCCCAACGTTCAGTGACATCGACCGGGCCAGCAGCTTCGCCACCGAGGACAACTCACCGGTTAACCAGCGTCGGCCACAGCAGCCTCAGCAACAAAATGGTAACCTGTCACCGTTGCCCAACACCAGCCGCAACTACTACGCCGGGCAGCCGGGCAGCCAGACGCAGCCGTTGGTCCAGAATACTGGGCTGCCAAGCCGCATGGACAGCCGCTCGACCGAGGTCTAG
- the LOC126579576 gene encoding protein mesh isoform X1, which produces MRWKTLLLLVLLCTVTLLSSQSTTVQAEELTADGGEPARTDGEDGDGLMPDETANSDHDQPAAAETDIEEQQEEEGGEDPIPDAGDAGDQDDLGQEDQIDVETDGETGGSDGQQAKKGRYYMYDDFMSGLDLADNNYNWEDPMNRVQPKEPPSHSIAGGYTINPTRLAQIRRNFLYPFYDRGGPEDTGDLQRDIHASMPQVHKNFNFQLPFFGFRFNYTRVSMNGFLEFSDPPEHYTYPLSFPIKDWPRRNDPSFIGIFFSKCRIGRIYQTDFDQRAPGVYFRMERDLMTRTDRPGVEMRERVMWDIREGVVGSDTFVPKHVIITTWKNMSFAGGIDNSLFRTNSFQMVLATDEVYTYAIFNYAEINWSSHTEAGGDTTGGEGGVPAYIGFNAGNGTQAYEYKPYSQASVLRDLTGRGWANGFPGRHIFRIDERIMLGTCNKDIDASHLPLVFAPESGNMLGGTVVNITGPCFSREDRVACRFDTEEVVGTVVDTNRAICIQPFLKAQGYIRFEISIGTDRFKWRGRYFVETPATATDRIFFETDDVHRRAPSEIRITWNRFNLTTNLNANVQISLWGYREATIRPELEFIDMLETQLTNTGAYTIVPANYRNRDNTRTVDMQFGFIQINLTNPEQYNNLRISPVLWSKPIPLGWYFGPQWQRIHGRNWPRALCENWLRTDRFLRNFAHELPICPCTLEHALLDKGRFLPDPDCDRDANPTCLQHRGAIHCVRSGQPTVQGSEQQCCYDRNGLLMLSYDQMWGSRPRRNHNIGQIPWNEANKVPTLSTWFHDVRPYYSCCMWQDEQAVGCETFRFERRPSQDCIAYQPPGVAGIFGDPHVVTFDGLQYTFNGMGEFVLLRGNNGRERIDVQGRFEQVARNLHGPVMATQLTSVVARGNTSTIIEVRLRPREAQWRYRLDVFADQRRIYFDRQSLKFQHFHGVTVYTPTYILNQSEVVIMFSSGVGVEVVENNGFMTARVYTPWSFINKTRGLFGNWSWDMADDLTTPGGAIITPNVNNFQNVHEQFGLFWMLSDREVEGVGQALFTREFGRTSSYFANASFVPNFVREPSLFLPPNRTQDVQRAEELCGESYQCRFDYGMSLSREMAHFTKNYHASIVNIQTVNDKRVISCGILETPRFGRKSNFLFTPGARVSFECNEGFFLIGDSRRVCMENGQWDVPEYGYTECLRGVFYSRRTAWIAIGIVIAVIIPLMLCIVCGVYCLRKRKRKEDPDWRLPLPSRSGSRATLRKGEDNSSEYDENTIRKTNLYDGSYRTHEPLEGKPDVQFPSKKMDLDEEDITSSEGGDYSARVASDIEYKNLADHKQLGRRSQRLQQSQQQQQQAGLFSEGDEDDDDAKGYPPPPPPVTGAGQQQQQQQQQQQGRRPLQLGADSPIETYGAYSPTFSDIDRASSFATEDNSPVNQRRPQQPQQQNGNLSPLPNTSRNYYAGQPGSQTQPLVQNTGLPSRMDSRSTEV; this is translated from the exons ATGCGGTGGAAGACActtctgctgttggtgctactATGCACAGTAACGCTACTTTCCTCCCAATCAACCACGGTACAGGCGGAAGAGTTGACCGCCGACGGTGGTGAACCAGCCCGTACCGATGGCGAGGATGGTGACGGCTTGATGCCGGATGAGACCGCCAACAGTGACCACGATCAACCGGCAGCTGCTGAAACGGATatagaggagcagcaggaggaggagggcggTGAGGATCCGATCCCCGACGCCGGTGACGCCGGCGATCAAGATGACCTCGGCCAGGAGGACCAGATCGACGTCGAAACGGACGGCGAAACGGGCGGCAGCGATGGGCAGCAGGCCAAGAAGGGTCGCTACTACATGTACGACGATTTCATGTCGGGCCTGGATCTGGCGGACAACAACTACAACTGGGAAG ATCCGATGAACCGCGTGCAGCCGAAGGAACCGCCGAGCCACAGCATCGCCGGTGGCTACACGATCAATCCGACGCGTCTCGCCCAGATCCGGCGCAACTTCCTGTATCCGTTCTACGATCGGGGCGGCCCGGAGGATACCGGGGATCTGCAGCGCGACATCCACGCCTCGATGCCGCAGGTGCACAAAAACTTCAACTTCCAGCTACCGTTCTTCGGCTTTCGCTTCAACTACACCCGGGTGTCCATGAACGGGTTCCTCGAGTTCTCCGATCCACCCGAACACTACACCTACCCGCTGTCGTTCCCGATCAAGGACTGGCCACGCCGGAACGATCCGTCGTTCATCGGTATCTTCTTCTCCAAGTGCCGCATCGGGCGGATCTACCAGACGGACTTTGATCAGCGGGCGCCGGGCGTCTACTTCCGGATGGAGCGCGATTTGATGACGCGCACGGATCGGCCGGGCGTCGAGATGCGGGAGCGTGTGATGTGGGACATCCGCGAGGGGGTGGTCGGTTCGGATACGTTCGTGCCGAAgcacgtcatcatcaccacctggAAGAACATGAGCTTCGCCGGTGGTATCGACAATTCGCTGTTCCGC ACCAACAGCTTCCAGATGGTGCTGGCCACCGACGAGGTGTACACGTACGCCATCTTCAACTACGCCGAGATCAACTGGTCGTCGCACACGGAGGCAGGCGGTGATACAACCGGAGGCGAAGGCGGTGTCCCAGCTTAC ATCGGATTCAATGCCGGTAACGGGACGCAGGCGTACGAGTACAAACCGTACAGCCAGGCGTCGGTGCTGCGCGATCTGACGGGGCGCGGTTGGGCGAACGGGTTCCCCGGTCGGCACATCTTCCGCATCGACGAGCGCATCATGCTCGGCACCTGCAACAAGGACATCGACGCCTCCCACCTGCCGCTAGTGTTTGCGCCCGAGTCGGGCAACATGCTCGGCGGGACGGTGGTCAACATAACCGGACCGTGCTTTAGCCGGGAGGACCGGGTGGCGTGCCGGTTCGATACGGAGGAGGTCGTCGGTACGGTGGTCGACACGAACCGGGCCATCTGCATCCAGCCGTTCCTGAAGGCCCAGGGTTACATCCGGTTCGAGATTTCCATCGGTACCGATCGGTTCAAGTGGCGCGGTCGGTACTTCGTCGAAACGCCGGCGACCGCCACCGATCGGATCTTCTTCGAGACGGACGATGTGCACCGGCGGGCACCGTCCGAGATCCGGATCACCTGGAACCGGTTCAATCTGACCACCAACCTGAACGCGAACGTACAGATCTCACTGTGGGGCTACCGGGAGGCAACGATTCGGCCCGAGCTCGAGTTCATCGACATGCTCGAGACGCAGCTGACCAACACGGGCGCCTACACGATCGTACCGGCCAACTACCGGAACCGGGACAACACCCGGACCGTCGACATGCAGTTCGGGTTCATCCAGATCAACCTCACCAACCCGGAGCAGTACAACAACCTGCGCATCTCGCC TGTGCTATGGTCGAAACCGATCCCACTCGGTTGGTACTTTGGGCCCCAGTGGCAGCGTATCCATGGACGGAACTGGCCGCGGGCCCTGTGCGAAAACTGGCTCCGGACGGATCGCTTCCTGCGCAACTTTGCCCACGAGCTCCCGATCTGCCCGTGTACGCTCGAGCACGCCCTGCTCGACAAAGGCCGTTTCCTGCCGGATCCGGACTGTGATCGGGACGCGAACCCGACCTGTCTGCAACACCGTGGTGCGATCCACTGTGTCCGGTCGGGGCAGCCGACGGTGCAGGGTTCGGAGCAGCAGTGCTGCTACGACCGGAAcgggctgctgatgctgtcgtACGATCAGATGTGGGGTTCGCGCCCGCGCCGTAACCACAACATCGGCCAGATCCCGTGGAACGAGGCGAACAAGGTGCCGACACTGTCGACATGGTTCCACGACGTCCGGCCGTACTACTCGTGCTGCATGTGGCAGGACGAACAGGCGGTCGGTTGTGAGACGTTCCGGTTCGAGCGGCGCCCCTCGCAGGACTGTATCGCCTATCAGCCGCCCGGTGTCGCCGGCATCTTCGGCGATCCGCACGTGGTCACGTTCGATGGGCTGCAGTACACGTTCAACGGGATGGGCGAGTTCGTGCTGCTGCGCGGTAACAATGGCCGGGAGCGGATCGATGTGCAGGGGCGGTTCGAGCAGGTGGCCCGTAATCTGCACGGTCCGGTCATGGCTACCCAGCTgacgtcggtggtggcgcgcGGCAACAcgtccaccatcatcgaggTGCGGCTGCGCCCGCGGGAGGCCCAGTGGCGCTACCGGTTGGACGTGTTTGCCGACCAGCGGCGGATCTACTTCGACCGGCAGAGCCTCAAGTTCCAGCACTTCCACGGTGTGACCGTCTACACGCCGACCTATATCCTCAACCAGTCCGAGGTTGTCATCATGTTCTCgtccggtgtcggtgtggAGGTGGTCGAGAACAATGGCTTCATGACGGCGCGCGTCTACACGCCCTGGAGCTTCATC AATAAAACGCGTGGCCTGTTCGGTAACTGGAGCTGGGATATGGCGGACGACCTGACGACCCCGGGTGGTGCGATCATCACACCCAACGTCAACAACTTCCAGAATGTGCACGAACAGTTCGGACTGTTCT GGATGCTGTCGGATCGGGAGGTCGAGGGCGTCGGGCAGGCCCTGTTTACGCGCGAGTTCGGCCGGACCTCCAGCTACTTCGCCAACGCATCGTTCGTGCCGAACTTTGTGCGCGAACCGAGCCTCTTCCTGCCCCCCAACCGGACACAGGACGTGCAGCGGGCGGAGGAGCTATGCGGCGAGAGCTACCAGTGCCGGTTCGACTACGGTATGTCGCTGAGCCGCGAGATGGCCCACTTCACCAAGAACTACCACGCCAGCATCGTCAACATCCAGACGGTCAACGATAA GCGCGTCATTTCGTGCGGTATCCTTGAGACGCCCCGGTTCGGCCGCAAGTCCAACTTCCTGTTCACACCTGGGGCACGCGTTTCGTTCGAGTGTAACGAGGGTTTCTTCCTGATCGGTGACTCCCGCCGTGTCTGCATGGAGAACGGCCAGTGGGACGTGCCGGAGTACGGCTACACCGAGTGCCTAC GTGGTGTGTTCTATTCGCGGCGCACGGCCTGGATTGCGATTGGCATTGTCATTGCTGTTATCATACCGCTGATGCTGTGCATCGTGTGCGGCGTGTACTGTctgcggaagcggaagcgcaAGGAGGATCCGGACTGGCGGTTGCCGCTACCGTCGCGCTCCGGCTCCCGGGCGACGCTGCGCAAGGGCGaggacaacagcagcgagtacGACGAGAACACGATCCGCAAGACGAACCTGTACGACGGCAGCTACCGGACGCACGAGCCGCTCGAGGGCAAACCGGACGTACAGTTCCCGAGCAAAAAGATGGACCTGGACGAGGAAGATATCACATCCTCGGAAGGAGGTGACTATAGCGCTAGGGTTGCAAgcgatatcgaatataagaaCCTGGCTGATCACAAACAACTAGGTCGGCGCAGCCAGCGGCTCCAgcaatcgcaacagcagcagcagcaggccggcCTATTTAGCGAGggtgacgaggacgatgacgatgcgaaGGGAtacccaccaccgcctccaccagtGACCGgcgccggccagcagcagcagcagcagcagcagcaacaacagggaCGTCGTCCGCTCCAGCTCGGCGCTGACTCACCCATCGAGACGTACGGTGCCTATAGCCCAACGTTCAGTGACATCGACCGGGCCAGCAGCTTCGCCACCGAGGACAACTCACCGGTTAACCAGCGTCGGCCACAGCAGCCTCAGCAACAAAATGGTAACCTGTCACCGTTGCCCAACACCAGCCGCAACTACTACGCCGGGCAGCCGGGCAGCCAGACGCAGCCGTTGGTCCAGAATACTGGGCTGCCAAGCCGCATGGACAGCCGCTCGACCGAGGTCTAG